Proteins encoded within one genomic window of Acidimicrobiia bacterium:
- the rpsK gene encoding 30S ribosomal protein S11: MAEQRRVRRRERKNIPHGVAHIKASFNNTIISITDQTGNSIAWTSGGSVGFKGSRKSTPYAAQVAAEEAARRAGEHGVRKLDVIVSGTGSGRDTAVRTLQNMGMEITGIRDVTPVPHNGCRPKKRRGG; encoded by the coding sequence TTGGCGGAGCAGAGGCGAGTACGCCGTCGTGAGCGCAAGAACATCCCACACGGGGTGGCGCACATCAAGGCCAGCTTCAACAACACGATTATTTCGATCACCGATCAGACCGGCAACTCCATCGCATGGACGTCGGGCGGTTCGGTTGGTTTCAAAGGTTCGAGGAAATCGACTCCTTACGCCGCGCAGGTGGCAGCCGAAGAGGCTGCTCGCCGTGCCGGCGAGCATGGGGTTCGCAAACTCGATGTGATTGTCAGCGGCACCGGCTCCGGCCGGGACACGGCCGTTCGCACTCTTCAGAACATGGGAATGGAGATCACAGGCATTCGCGATGTGACTCCCGTCCCGCACAACGGTTGCCGGCCCAAGAAGCGCCGGGGAGGCTGA